From the Paludibacterium paludis genome, one window contains:
- the ltaE gene encoding low-specificity L-threonine aldolase: MQSWIDVRSDTVTRPTERMREAMLRAEVGDDVYGDDPEVNALEREAAERLGKEAALFVPTGTMGNQLALMTHCRRGDEVILGDDCHIVWHETGGAAVLAGVQLRTVESRLGVLDAEAIRRRIRTGDDIHCPRTTLICLENAHSNGRVIPLAAMREVAELARGHGVPVHLDGARIFNAASRLKVEAAAIAAEADSVMFCLSKGLCAPAGSLLAGRRDFIERARRHRKLLGGGMRQAGVLAAPGRLALSVMSRRLDEDHENARWLAGRLAQLPGFEVDPAAVDINMVWFGVPASLDTARLMAALETAGIKANPPENRRMRIVTHHDVDRAGLETLLGALRSVL, translated from the coding sequence ATGCAATCCTGGATCGATGTGCGCAGCGATACGGTAACCCGTCCCACCGAGCGGATGCGCGAGGCCATGCTTCGCGCCGAGGTCGGCGACGATGTGTACGGGGACGACCCCGAGGTCAATGCGCTGGAGCGGGAAGCCGCCGAGCGCCTCGGCAAGGAAGCGGCGCTCTTTGTGCCGACAGGAACCATGGGCAATCAGCTGGCGCTGATGACGCATTGCCGGCGCGGCGACGAAGTGATTCTCGGCGACGACTGCCATATCGTCTGGCACGAAACGGGGGGCGCCGCGGTGCTGGCCGGCGTGCAGTTGCGTACCGTGGAGAGCCGGCTTGGCGTGCTCGACGCCGAGGCGATCCGGCGCCGCATTCGCACCGGCGACGATATCCACTGCCCGCGCACCACGCTGATCTGCCTGGAGAACGCCCACTCCAATGGCCGCGTGATTCCGCTGGCGGCCATGCGGGAAGTCGCCGAGCTGGCCCGCGGGCACGGCGTGCCGGTGCATCTGGATGGCGCGCGGATTTTCAATGCGGCAAGCCGCCTCAAGGTGGAGGCGGCCGCGATCGCCGCCGAGGCCGACAGCGTGATGTTCTGCCTGTCCAAGGGGTTGTGCGCGCCGGCCGGGTCGCTGCTCGCGGGCCGTCGCGACTTCATCGAACGGGCACGGCGCCACCGCAAGCTGCTCGGAGGCGGCATGCGCCAAGCCGGGGTGCTCGCCGCTCCGGGACGTCTTGCCCTGTCGGTGATGAGCCGGCGGCTCGACGAAGATCACGAGAACGCGCGCTGGCTCGCCGGGCGGCTCGCCCAATTGCCGGGTTTCGAGGTCGATCCGGCCGCCGTCGATATCAATATGGTGTGGTTCGGCGTGCCGGCGTCGCTGGATACCGCGCGCCTGATGGCGGCCCTCGAGACGGCCGGCATCAAGGCCAATCCCCCGGAAAACCGCCGGATGCGCATCGTCACCCATCACGATGTCGACCGTGCGGGCTTGGAAACCCTGCTTGGCGCGTTGCGTTCCGTGCTCTGA
- a CDS encoding prenyltransferase — protein sequence MSSSPSLSAERDYARLARHPLRFWLATRPAFLSLTFCALWPGLAAAHRSLLPALPMLLAGCMLALLTHAAVNVINDVADEDNGCDAMNRDRVFPFTGGSRFIQNGVLSRDGMKRLALLLFCLVAAGGLALVAVAGAPLLYIGLTGVGLGWAYSAEPLKLNSRGLGEVSVAVCFWLIPLGMVALAGGVLSPAVLASGISVGCLASALLYINQFPDRAADRAAGKWHWVARLPTRSARWGYPLLTGAGYGWLAIATEAGILPVAALTGMVTLPLTMVAAYRLWRDHDRPARLAPAIILTIAAANLHPLALAAGLWFG from the coding sequence ATGAGTTCATCCCCCTCGCTATCCGCTGAGCGCGACTACGCGCGGCTGGCGCGTCATCCGCTTCGGTTCTGGCTCGCCACGCGCCCCGCCTTCCTGTCGTTGACGTTTTGCGCCTTGTGGCCGGGCCTCGCCGCCGCGCATCGGTCGCTCCTGCCCGCTTTGCCGATGCTGCTGGCCGGCTGCATGCTGGCCTTGCTGACGCATGCCGCGGTGAATGTGATCAATGATGTGGCCGACGAGGACAATGGCTGCGACGCGATGAACCGGGACCGGGTGTTTCCGTTCACTGGCGGCAGCCGCTTCATTCAGAATGGCGTGTTGTCGCGCGACGGCATGAAGCGGCTCGCCCTGCTGCTGTTTTGCCTGGTCGCGGCCGGTGGGCTCGCGCTGGTCGCGGTGGCCGGCGCGCCGCTGCTTTACATCGGCCTGACCGGCGTCGGCTTGGGATGGGCCTATTCGGCGGAGCCTCTGAAACTCAATAGTCGCGGTCTGGGAGAGGTGTCCGTGGCGGTGTGCTTCTGGCTGATTCCCCTTGGCATGGTCGCGTTGGCAGGCGGCGTTTTGTCGCCGGCCGTGCTGGCCAGTGGCATCAGTGTCGGTTGCCTCGCTTCCGCGCTGCTCTATATCAATCAGTTTCCCGATCGCGCCGCCGACCGGGCGGCGGGCAAATGGCACTGGGTGGCGCGTCTGCCGACACGCTCGGCGCGCTGGGGTTATCCGCTGTTGACCGGCGCGGGGTACGGCTGGCTCGCCATCGCGACAGAGGCCGGCATCCTGCCAGTGGCGGCGCTCACGGGCATGGTGACGCTGCCATTGACCATGGTAGCCGCATACCGGCTATGGCGCGATCACGACCGGCCGGCGCGGCTGGCTCCGGCGATCATTCTGACGATCGCCGCGGCGAACCTGCACCCGCTGGCGCTGGCGGCGGGGCTGTGGTTTGGATGA
- a CDS encoding tRNA threonylcarbamoyladenosine dehydratase produces MSDPTADLDRRFGGIARLYGDAALARFRRARVCVVGVGGVGSWVVEGLARSGIGHLTLIDLDNVCESNVNRQLPALDPLFGMAKVTALAERVRAINPSCAVEEIEDFVTEDNLDAMLGRDFDFIVDAIDSQRVKTAMTVWCVKRRQPFMVSGGAGGQMDPTRIRVADLGEVTDDPLLAKMRYTLRRHHGFPREQGKRMRVPCVYSTEPLTWPQSGHCETESGPRGLSCAGFGASMAVTASFGMVMVSRVLAHLAAAAAKGA; encoded by the coding sequence ATGTCCGACCCAACCGCAGATCTCGACCGCCGTTTCGGCGGCATTGCCCGCTTGTACGGAGACGCCGCGCTGGCGCGCTTCAGGCGGGCCCGCGTCTGTGTCGTGGGGGTCGGTGGCGTGGGCTCCTGGGTGGTCGAGGGGCTGGCGCGCAGCGGTATCGGTCACTTGACGCTGATCGACCTGGACAATGTCTGCGAATCCAACGTCAACCGCCAGTTGCCGGCGCTCGATCCGCTGTTCGGCATGGCCAAGGTCACCGCCTTGGCCGAACGCGTGCGCGCCATCAATCCGTCCTGCGCGGTCGAAGAGATCGAGGACTTCGTCACCGAAGACAATCTGGACGCCATGCTGGGACGGGATTTCGATTTCATTGTCGATGCCATCGACAGCCAGCGCGTGAAAACCGCCATGACCGTCTGGTGCGTGAAACGCCGCCAGCCCTTCATGGTCAGCGGCGGCGCAGGCGGGCAGATGGACCCGACGCGCATCCGGGTGGCCGACCTTGGCGAAGTCACGGACGATCCGCTGCTGGCCAAGATGCGCTACACGCTGCGCCGCCATCATGGCTTCCCGCGCGAACAGGGCAAGCGCATGCGCGTGCCCTGCGTGTACTCCACCGAGCCGCTGACCTGGCCGCAAAGCGGTCACTGCGAGACGGAATCCGGCCCGCGCGGACTGTCATGCGCCGGATTCGGCGCCAGCATGGCGGTCACCGCTTCGTTCGGCATGGTCATGGTGTCCCGCGTGCTGGCGCACCTGGCCGCCGCGGCCGCGAAGGGCGCCTGA
- a CDS encoding YkgJ family cysteine cluster protein produces MECRAGCGACCIAPSITSPIPGMPLGKPAGVPCIQLSDDFRCGIFGQSERPACCGGLKPSAQMCGANRDEAINWLSELERLTAPD; encoded by the coding sequence ATGGAGTGCCGCGCCGGTTGCGGCGCCTGCTGCATCGCGCCGTCGATCACCAGCCCGATACCGGGGATGCCTTTGGGAAAACCCGCCGGGGTCCCGTGCATACAGCTGTCGGATGACTTCAGGTGCGGGATTTTCGGGCAGTCGGAACGGCCCGCGTGTTGCGGGGGGCTCAAGCCGTCGGCGCAGATGTGCGGAGCAAACCGTGATGAAGCGATAAACTGGCTGTCCGAACTCGAGCGTCTGACAGCGCCGGACTGA
- a CDS encoding HD-GYP domain-containing protein, with the protein MPASSLPRTDVALPLIDSLYRMAWLVEARDPYTGGHLWRVSQFARLLAEDLAWPASDVARVSLGGFLHDLGKIGVPDAILNKRDKLTDEEYETIKTHPAIGERLIHGHPLAAWIGPAIFEHHERPDGLGYPAGRTQDDISADARIVGLCDAFDAMTSTRPYREGMPVERALAILNEEAGRQFDARLVRHFVALGETGRLDAIVGHSDLGIPLQLCGACGPTIVVRRDQKPGEVVYCRCCGAQARIETMGREGDVRIAATGRRGDAAQLEMEVDEPLLAGMVVSAVTALLAAPDRDADGRTWIQRWFGR; encoded by the coding sequence ATGCCCGCCTCTTCGCTGCCGCGCACCGACGTGGCCCTTCCCCTGATCGACAGTCTGTATCGCATGGCCTGGTTGGTGGAGGCCCGCGACCCCTATACCGGCGGCCATTTATGGCGCGTCTCCCAGTTCGCGCGCTTGTTGGCCGAGGATCTGGCCTGGCCCGCCTCCGACGTGGCGCGGGTGTCGCTGGGCGGATTTTTGCACGACCTGGGAAAGATCGGTGTGCCGGACGCCATTCTCAATAAACGGGACAAACTCACCGACGAAGAATACGAGACCATCAAGACTCATCCGGCCATCGGCGAGCGCCTGATCCATGGACATCCTTTGGCCGCGTGGATCGGCCCGGCCATCTTCGAACACCACGAGAGGCCTGACGGGCTGGGTTACCCGGCGGGTCGGACTCAGGATGACATTTCCGCCGATGCCCGTATCGTGGGGCTGTGCGATGCGTTCGACGCGATGACCAGCACGCGCCCCTACCGCGAGGGCATGCCGGTTGAGCGGGCTCTGGCGATCCTGAACGAGGAGGCGGGCCGTCAGTTCGATGCGCGGCTGGTGCGCCATTTCGTCGCGCTGGGCGAAACCGGTCGGCTTGACGCGATTGTCGGGCACTCCGATCTGGGCATCCCCTTGCAACTGTGCGGTGCTTGCGGACCGACCATTGTGGTAAGACGCGACCAGAAGCCCGGCGAGGTGGTGTACTGCCGTTGCTGCGGCGCTCAGGCGCGCATCGAAACCATGGGCCGCGAGGGCGATGTGCGCATTGCCGCCACCGGCCGGCGTGGCGATGCCGCGCAACTGGAGATGGAGGTTGACGAACCGCTGCTGGCCGGGATGGTCGTTTCGGCGGTGACCGCGCTTCTGGCCGCGCCGGACCGGGATGCCGATGGCCGGACCTGGATACAGCGCTGGTTCGGGAGATAA
- the oppF gene encoding murein tripeptide/oligopeptide ABC transporter ATP binding protein OppF: MAEQNPQAPILSVRDIKVHFQVSGGGTEWPWTAKKTLKAVDGVSFDLFAGETLGVVGESGCGKSTLSRAIINLVPATSGEIVWMGKDLLKGSARDWHDVRRDIQMIFQDPLASLNPRMTVAQIIAEPLRTHRPELSDKDVMERVRRMMRRVGLTEQQINRYPHEFSGGQCQRIGIARALILEPKLVICDEPVSALDVSIQAQIINLLKELQREMGLALIFIAHDLAVVKHISDRILVMYLGREMELAKKHALYDRPSHPYTRALLSAIPVPDPARERVKVIELLGGDLPSPLNPPSGCVFRTRCPKAEARCGAETPRLKALSEDTQSACLLA; the protein is encoded by the coding sequence ATGGCTGAGCAAAATCCGCAGGCGCCGATTCTGTCGGTGCGCGATATCAAAGTGCATTTCCAGGTATCCGGCGGGGGCACCGAATGGCCCTGGACCGCGAAAAAAACCCTCAAGGCGGTCGACGGTGTGTCGTTCGATCTCTTCGCGGGCGAAACGCTCGGCGTGGTCGGCGAGTCCGGCTGCGGCAAGTCCACCCTGTCGCGCGCGATCATCAATCTCGTGCCGGCCACTTCGGGCGAGATCGTCTGGATGGGCAAGGACCTGCTCAAAGGCTCGGCCCGCGACTGGCACGATGTGCGGCGCGACATCCAGATGATCTTCCAGGACCCGCTCGCCTCGCTCAACCCGCGCATGACCGTGGCGCAGATCATCGCCGAGCCACTGCGCACTCACCGTCCCGAGCTGTCCGACAAGGACGTGATGGAGCGGGTGCGCAGGATGATGAGGCGTGTCGGCCTGACCGAGCAGCAGATCAACCGCTATCCCCACGAGTTTTCCGGGGGGCAGTGCCAGCGTATCGGCATCGCCCGGGCGCTGATCCTGGAGCCAAAGCTGGTGATTTGCGATGAACCGGTGTCGGCGCTCGATGTGTCGATCCAGGCGCAGATCATCAATCTACTCAAGGAATTGCAGCGCGAAATGGGACTGGCGCTGATTTTCATCGCGCACGACCTGGCGGTGGTCAAGCACATCTCCGACCGGATTCTGGTGATGTATCTGGGACGGGAGATGGAGCTCGCGAAAAAACACGCGCTCTACGATAGGCCAAGCCATCCCTACACCCGAGCGCTGTTGTCGGCGATTCCGGTTCCGGATCCGGCGCGCGAGCGGGTCAAGGTTATCGAGCTGCTGGGCGGCGATCTGCCGTCCCCGCTGAATCCGCCATCAGGCTGCGTGTTCCGCACGCGCTGCCCGAAGGCGGAAGCGCGATGCGGGGCCGAGACGCCGCGTCTGAAGGCGCTGAGCGAGGATACCCAAAGCGCCTGTCTGCTGGCCTGA
- a CDS encoding ABC transporter ATP-binding protein translates to MSLLEVKNLGVRFATHDAMVHAVNGVSFSLERGQTLGIVGESGSGKSQTVLAVMGLLAKNGEATGEVLYQGRDLLTMPARELNGIRGDRLSMIFQDPMTSLNPYLTIERQMSEVLELHKGMSRRDAKKRSIELLDAVRIPDAARRVGMYPHEFSGGMRQRVMIAMALLCEPEILIADEPTTALDVTVQAQILNLLRDLQRDFGTAIVMITHDLGVVAGLCDQVMVMYGGRVMEFGSADELFYRPSHPYTVGLLGALPRLDHDGAELISIPGNPPNLANMPRGCPFSERCSMASERCHREVPALEASECDPTVLRACFRPAAEVIPAVREEVVHG, encoded by the coding sequence ATGTCTTTGCTAGAAGTGAAGAACCTCGGCGTGCGTTTCGCGACGCACGACGCGATGGTGCATGCCGTCAACGGCGTGAGTTTCAGCCTGGAGCGCGGCCAGACCCTCGGTATCGTGGGCGAATCCGGCTCCGGCAAGAGTCAGACCGTACTGGCCGTGATGGGCCTCCTGGCCAAGAACGGCGAGGCGACCGGCGAAGTGCTGTATCAGGGGCGGGATCTGCTGACGATGCCGGCCCGCGAATTGAACGGCATCCGTGGCGACCGTCTGTCGATGATCTTCCAGGATCCGATGACTTCGCTCAATCCGTATCTGACCATTGAGCGGCAGATGAGCGAAGTGCTCGAGCTGCACAAGGGCATGAGCCGTCGCGATGCCAAAAAGCGTTCGATCGAATTGCTCGACGCGGTGCGCATTCCCGATGCGGCGCGGCGTGTGGGCATGTATCCGCACGAGTTTTCCGGGGGGATGCGCCAGCGCGTGATGATCGCGATGGCACTATTGTGCGAGCCGGAAATTCTGATCGCCGACGAGCCGACCACGGCGCTCGATGTGACGGTGCAAGCGCAGATTCTCAACCTGTTGCGCGACCTGCAGCGTGATTTCGGCACGGCGATCGTCATGATCACCCACGATCTGGGTGTGGTGGCCGGTTTGTGCGACCAGGTGATGGTGATGTATGGCGGCCGGGTGATGGAATTCGGTTCCGCCGACGAGCTGTTCTACCGCCCGTCCCATCCTTACACCGTGGGCTTGCTGGGCGCGCTGCCGCGCCTCGATCACGATGGGGCCGAGCTGATCAGCATTCCCGGCAATCCGCCGAACCTCGCCAATATGCCCAGGGGTTGTCCGTTCTCTGAGCGCTGCTCGATGGCTTCCGAACGCTGCCACCGGGAAGTGCCGGCGCTCGAAGCGTCCGAGTGCGATCCGACAGTGCTGCGCGCCTGTTTCCGGCCCGCGGCGGAAGTGATTCCCGCTGTTCGCGAGGAGGTGGTTCATGGCTGA
- a CDS encoding ABC transporter permease subunit: MQFSKAKKTALADSLAQATESQMQGRSPWADARRRFLRNRAAVASLILLGLLAILIVIGPWVLPNDFDYTDTANMGIAPTMEGWHLFGTDDNGRDLLVRTLVGGRVTFMVGLLGSLVSVLIGVMWGATAGYFGGRIDGFMMRFVDVMYALPFMLFAILLMTFFGRSLVLMFIALGAISWLDMARIVRGQTLALKSKEFVEAAHAIGASRRTIIFRHIVPNLLGIVVVYATVTIPNVILTESVLSFLGLGVQDPMTSWGVLVQDGSRQMETAPWMLLIPAAFLSVTMYCANFVGDGLRDALDPKDR, translated from the coding sequence ATGCAATTTTCCAAAGCCAAGAAAACGGCGCTGGCCGATTCGCTGGCTCAGGCCACCGAAAGCCAGATGCAGGGGCGCAGCCCCTGGGCCGATGCCCGGCGCCGGTTCCTGAGAAACCGCGCGGCTGTGGCCAGTCTGATCCTCCTCGGCCTGCTGGCCATCCTGATCGTGATCGGCCCATGGGTGCTGCCGAACGATTTCGACTACACCGACACCGCCAACATGGGCATCGCGCCCACCATGGAAGGCTGGCATCTGTTCGGCACCGACGACAACGGCCGCGACCTCCTGGTGCGTACCCTGGTCGGCGGCCGCGTGACGTTCATGGTCGGGCTGCTCGGCTCGCTGGTCTCGGTTCTGATCGGTGTGATGTGGGGGGCGACGGCGGGCTACTTCGGCGGCCGTATCGATGGTTTCATGATGCGTTTTGTGGACGTGATGTACGCTCTGCCGTTCATGCTGTTCGCCATTTTGCTGATGACTTTCTTCGGGCGCAGCCTGGTGCTGATGTTCATCGCGCTGGGGGCCATCTCCTGGCTGGACATGGCGCGCATCGTCCGCGGTCAGACGCTGGCGCTCAAGTCCAAGGAGTTCGTCGAGGCGGCCCATGCCATCGGCGCCTCGCGGCGCACGATCATTTTCCGGCACATCGTGCCCAACCTGTTGGGCATTGTCGTGGTGTACGCCACGGTGACCATCCCCAACGTGATCCTCACCGAATCGGTGCTGTCCTTCCTGGGGCTTGGCGTGCAGGATCCGATGACCAGTTGGGGAGTGCTGGTGCAGGATGGATCGCGCCAGATGGAGACCGCGCCCTGGATGCTGCTGATCCCGGCGGCTTTCCTGTCGGTGACGATGTATTGCGCCAACTTTGTCGGTGACGGCCTGCGCGACGCGCTGGATCCGAAAGACCGCTGA
- a CDS encoding ABC transporter permease subunit, producing the protein MLSYILKRIAGAVPTILVVVTVCFMMLHSVPGGPFDGERQVSEAVLANLQAKYHLDAPLYEQYLHYLNNLIHGDLGASFKYADWSVNDLVANALPVSLTVGGISLVAALVIGVLLGVIAALRQNSLVDYFVMFLGNFGSAVPSFIIGPVMILIFCLWLNWLPYGQFEMTPEYMALPVGLLTIINVATLGRVMRGSLIEVLNSNFIRTARAKGLPMRTIVMRHALKPALLPIVTLLGPLAVSSIAQAVVTESMFSIPGLGRLLINGALNRDFTLVLGLVVLIAFFTVLFNLIVDIVYAMLDPRIRY; encoded by the coding sequence ATGTTGTCCTATATCCTGAAGCGCATCGCCGGCGCGGTGCCCACCATTCTTGTGGTGGTGACGGTGTGTTTTATGATGCTGCATTCGGTTCCGGGCGGGCCGTTCGATGGCGAACGCCAGGTCTCGGAAGCCGTGCTGGCCAACTTGCAGGCCAAGTATCATCTTGACGCACCGTTGTACGAGCAGTACCTGCACTATCTTAACAACCTGATCCACGGCGATCTGGGCGCGTCGTTCAAATACGCCGACTGGAGCGTCAACGACCTGGTGGCGAACGCCCTGCCGGTCTCGCTCACGGTGGGCGGCATTTCGCTGGTCGCGGCGCTGGTGATCGGCGTGCTGCTCGGCGTTATCGCCGCGCTGCGGCAGAACAGCCTTGTCGATTATTTCGTCATGTTCCTTGGCAACTTCGGCAGTGCCGTCCCTTCGTTCATCATCGGGCCGGTGATGATCCTGATCTTCTGCCTGTGGCTCAACTGGCTGCCGTACGGCCAGTTCGAAATGACGCCGGAGTACATGGCTCTCCCCGTGGGGCTGCTGACCATCATCAACGTCGCCACGCTGGGACGGGTGATGCGCGGCAGCCTGATCGAAGTGCTCAACAGCAACTTCATCCGCACCGCGCGCGCCAAAGGCCTGCCGATGCGTACCATCGTGATGCGCCATGCGCTCAAGCCGGCGTTGCTGCCGATCGTCACGCTGCTCGGACCGCTCGCCGTGTCATCGATCGCCCAGGCGGTGGTGACCGAGAGCATGTTCTCGATTCCGGGGCTCGGCCGTCTCCTGATCAACGGCGCGCTCAACCGCGATTTCACGCTGGTGCTGGGACTCGTGGTGCTGATCGCTTTTTTCACGGTGCTGTTCAATCTGATCGTGGACATCGTCTACGCGATGCTCGATCCGCGCATCCGCTACTGA
- a CDS encoding peptide ABC transporter substrate-binding protein, with protein sequence MAAKVPAGTQLAAKQELVRNIGAEVESLDISQIESVPANHVARDLFEGLTAIDSSGKIVPGVAESWTRKDPLTWVFKLRKNARWSNGEPVTANDFVFSWQRTVDPKTASKYTIFLDFIANGSAILAGKKPVTALGIKALDAGTVEVKTAVPTPFLPDLLSNPTMAPLNKGAYLKGGKDFTKPGKLVSNGGYVLKEWVPNSRIVLEKNPNYWNASTTVITRVTFDPTESEDATFKMFKAGQLDWTDRAPSGSYAKLSKEMPKDYRVGLTIALYYMGINNTDPVMKDIRVRKALSMVIDRDVLTGKVLGEGQRPAYGLFVKGMEGAKVSAYDWSAWPMQKRIDEAKKLLAAAGYGPNRPLKFKYMYNTTDLHKKIAVFAIGEWKNKLGVQATMENQEFKVFLKTRHDGAYQVARNGWNADYNDASTFLDLLRCNSPQNDQKYCSKKVDALINQGYASNDLAKRSAVLTEAGRLAMEDYPLIPLFQYTSPRLVKSWVGGYFTSNAFERFRTSDLYIIKH encoded by the coding sequence ATGGCTGCGAAAGTCCCCGCCGGCACCCAGCTGGCCGCCAAGCAGGAACTCGTCCGCAATATCGGCGCCGAAGTCGAATCGCTGGATATTTCCCAGATCGAAAGCGTGCCGGCCAACCATGTCGCGCGCGATCTCTTCGAAGGTCTGACCGCCATCGACAGCTCGGGCAAGATCGTTCCGGGCGTGGCCGAAAGCTGGACCCGCAAGGATCCGCTGACCTGGGTGTTCAAGCTGCGTAAAAATGCCCGCTGGTCGAACGGCGAGCCGGTCACCGCTAATGACTTCGTGTTCTCCTGGCAGCGCACGGTTGATCCGAAAACCGCCTCCAAGTACACCATTTTCCTGGATTTCATTGCCAACGGCAGCGCCATTCTCGCCGGCAAGAAACCCGTCACCGCACTGGGCATCAAGGCCCTGGATGCCGGCACAGTGGAAGTGAAAACCGCCGTGCCGACGCCTTTCCTCCCGGATCTGCTGTCCAATCCGACCATGGCCCCGCTCAACAAGGGCGCCTATCTGAAGGGCGGCAAGGATTTCACCAAGCCTGGCAAGCTGGTCAGCAACGGCGGCTATGTCCTCAAGGAATGGGTGCCGAACAGCCGTATCGTGCTGGAAAAGAACCCCAACTACTGGAACGCCTCGACCACCGTCATCACCCGCGTGACCTTCGATCCGACCGAGAGCGAAGACGCCACGTTCAAGATGTTCAAGGCCGGCCAGCTTGACTGGACCGACCGCGCGCCGTCCGGCTCCTACGCCAAACTGTCGAAGGAAATGCCGAAAGACTACCGCGTAGGCCTCACCATCGCGCTCTATTACATGGGCATCAACAATACTGACCCGGTGATGAAAGATATCCGCGTACGCAAGGCGCTGTCGATGGTGATCGACCGCGACGTGCTGACCGGCAAGGTGCTGGGCGAAGGCCAGCGGCCCGCCTACGGCCTGTTCGTCAAGGGCATGGAGGGCGCGAAAGTGAGCGCCTACGACTGGTCGGCATGGCCGATGCAAAAGCGTATCGATGAGGCGAAGAAACTGCTCGCCGCCGCCGGTTACGGTCCGAACAGGCCGCTCAAGTTCAAGTACATGTACAACACCACGGATCTGCACAAGAAGATCGCGGTGTTCGCCATCGGCGAATGGAAGAACAAGCTGGGCGTTCAGGCGACCATGGAAAACCAGGAGTTCAAGGTTTTCCTGAAAACCCGCCACGACGGCGCCTATCAGGTGGCCCGCAACGGCTGGAACGCCGACTACAACGATGCCTCGACCTTCCTTGATCTTCTGCGTTGCAACAGCCCGCAGAACGACCAGAAGTACTGCAGCAAGAAAGTGGATGCCCTGATCAACCAGGGTTACGCGTCCAATGATCTGGCCAAGCGCTCCGCGGTTCTCACCGAGGCGGGCCGGCTGGCGATGGAGGACTATCCGCTGATTCCGCTGTTCCAGTACACCTCCCCGCGCCTCGTCAAATCGTGGGTGGGCGGTTACTTCACCAGCAACGCGTTCGAGCGTTTCCGCACCAGCGATCTGTACATCATCAAGCACTGA
- the pyrC gene encoding dihydroorotase, with protein MTTTLSIVRPDDWHLHLRDGAAMASVLADTCRQMGRAIVMPNLKPPVTTVEAALAYRDRIRAARPADSAFEPLMTLYLTDNTPAAEVMRASESPFVHALKLYPAGATTNSDAGVTSVDKAMPALEAMAEYGVPLLVHGEVTDPDVDVFDREAVFIDTVFEPLRRRLPSLRVVFEHITTRQAAEYVAAADGNVAATITAHHLLMNRNALFAGGIRPHHYCLPVLKREEHRKALLAAATSGSPKFFLGTDSAPHARGAKEAACGCAGMYTANAAIELYAEAFESVGALDRLEAFASFHGADFYRLPRNSDRVTLARESWTVPEALPYPGDSLVPLRAGETIAWRFVPVG; from the coding sequence ATGACCACGACTCTTTCGATCGTTCGCCCCGACGACTGGCACCTGCATCTGCGCGATGGCGCGGCGATGGCCTCCGTGCTGGCCGATACCTGTCGCCAGATGGGGCGCGCCATTGTGATGCCCAATCTCAAACCGCCGGTGACCACGGTGGAGGCGGCGCTCGCCTACCGCGACCGGATTCGGGCGGCACGACCGGCAGACAGCGCGTTCGAGCCGCTGATGACCTTGTATCTGACCGACAATACTCCCGCCGCGGAAGTCATGCGCGCATCGGAGAGTCCCTTCGTCCACGCCTTGAAGCTGTATCCCGCCGGCGCGACCACCAATTCCGACGCCGGCGTGACCTCGGTCGACAAGGCCATGCCGGCTCTCGAGGCGATGGCCGAATACGGTGTGCCCTTGCTGGTTCATGGTGAAGTCACCGATCCGGATGTGGACGTATTCGATCGCGAGGCGGTGTTCATCGATACGGTTTTCGAACCGCTGCGCAGGCGGCTGCCATCGCTGCGCGTGGTGTTCGAGCACATCACCACGCGTCAGGCGGCCGAATACGTCGCGGCGGCGGACGGTAACGTGGCGGCGACCATCACCGCCCATCATCTGCTGATGAACCGCAACGCGCTGTTCGCCGGCGGCATCCGTCCGCACCACTATTGCCTGCCGGTGCTCAAGCGCGAGGAGCATCGCAAGGCGCTGCTGGCCGCCGCGACTTCCGGTTCGCCGAAGTTTTTCCTGGGGACGGACAGCGCGCCGCATGCCCGCGGCGCCAAGGAGGCGGCATGCGGTTGCGCCGGCATGTACACGGCCAACGCCGCTATCGAACTGTATGCCGAGGCCTTCGAGTCGGTGGGCGCGCTGGACCGTCTCGAAGCGTTCGCGAGCTTCCACGGAGCGGATTTCTACCGCTTGCCGCGCAATTCTGACCGCGTGACGCTGGCGCGCGAATCCTGGACCGTACCGGAGGCCTTGCCTTATCCGGGAGATTCGCTGGTGCCGCTACGCGCTGGCGAGACGATCGCCTGGCGATTTGTGCCGGTCGGCTGA